The following are encoded together in the Malaya genurostris strain Urasoe2022 chromosome 3, Malgen_1.1, whole genome shotgun sequence genome:
- the LOC131435904 gene encoding transmembrane protein 70 homolog, mitochondrial, protein MLPTRFFFRGYSKQLLHQVNIQVASLSCSRTGVIQRVQADRQFCSNAPTDNQIYHGVLSPQIRAVKVFSLVTSIGGIVAQPILLDQANKIGGTPMIVAVCGIAGFFTFVTPFLLHLITKRYVIDLHYDVLNKEYTATTITFLLQRQTTKFKLEDVVVPEVPGMFTTFIVGNKSLFVDPTLFPDPTHYIKIMGYDKPIDFKFEEARQGSESESKK, encoded by the exons ATGCTTCCTACACGGTTCTTTTTTCGAGGATATAGTAAACAGTTGCTTCATCAAGTGAACATCCAAGTTGCGAGCCTATCATGCAGCAGAACCGGTGTTATTCAACGTGTACAGGCAGATCGACAGTTTTGTTCAAATGCTCCTACAGACAATCAGATTTATCACGGTGTACTTTCGCCGCAAATTCGAGCAGTCAAGGTATTTTCTTTAGTCACCAGTATTGGTGGAATTGTGGCCCAACCGATACTGCTAGATCAGGCGAATAAAATTGGCGGAACACCGATGATAGTCGCAGTTTGTGGCATTGCCGGATTTTTCACATTCGTGACACCGTTTCTGCTTCATCTAATTACGAAACGATATGTAATTGATCTGCATTATGATGTGCTCAATAAGGAATACACGGCTACTACTATCACGTTTCTACTGCAACGACAAACG ACCAAGTTTAAACTGGAAGATGTTGTTGTACCGGAAGTACCCGGTATGTTTACCACATTCATAGTAGGAAACAAATCACTGTTCGTAGATCCGACGCTGTTCCCGGATCCAACGCACTACATAAAAATCATGGGATATGACAAAccgattgattttaaatttgaagaaGCGCGACAAGGCTCTGAGTCCGAAAGTAAAAAATAA